GCTTTTGACCAAAGTGACTACGGCATATTGGGTAGTGGCGGCATTTGGCCAGACCAAAACGCTTTGGGTGATGAGGTAGCTACTCATCCCTTTTTAATGGTACGCCAAAATGGTGCTTATCAGCCTATATTTACTGACCCCAATCCTGCCAACCCTTATTATCAAGAGGACTGGTTTCAGGTAGTCAAGGCGATTAAGCCCGAAGGCTGCTTGTGGCAACACGTCCGACCTTCAAGGGCTGGAGGGGAGCTTGCCATGAGCTGTGGTCTTGCCATCGAACGTAATGCTACCTTTTGGGGTGCCAGTACCGTTAACTTTACTCTAAATCAGATTCAGGACAATATTGTCAAATTAAGCGAACGTACGGGCTCAGGTTACATCCTTTTGGTTGATAACAGTGACAAGGTTATCGCCTCATCTAACCCTGAGCGTCTAAATTATATTGATGAAGAAACAGGCACCCCGCTTGATGTTCAGCAGGTTATTAATTCAGATCCAGCATGGCAACCTATACTCGATTTCTTAACTACGCGGCGAGCCCGTACGGTGGAAGAGGTCGCTGGACGTATATCGCCGCAAGTACAGCAAGCTTTGTATGGTATTGACCAATCTCAAGGTAATGGTACAACCGAAGGTTACGCTTTGGTCAATTACGGTGCTTACCTAAATGTTAGTGAAAACAATCAAGATACTTTAGATGAGCATTTACTGCAAAGCTTTGATCTTGCCAAAGATGAGTACTATCGGGGTAGTCAGGCCTATATATTTGAGATTCCTGAAACTTATTGGAAGCTAATACTTGTTCAGCCTGACTTTGAGATTAACGCTATTGCAGATAATCTGAGTAAAGATTTGATCAACTCGGTCATGTTTACCCTGTTTATCACTGTAGGTCTGATCTACTTTATGTTGACCTTTTTAGCCTTTAACCCCCTGCAAAGAACCACTGATAAAATTCTAGAAGCTGAAAAACTCATTGATGACAAGCAATATAATAAGTTAAGCGCAGTCAAATTTTCTAAGGGACGCAATGAAATCGGCCTAGTTAATAGCTCTATTAGTGATCTATTAGACCGGATTCAATCCAACGAAGGTAAGCTGGCTAACATCAATCAGCAGCTGGAGGTCAAGGTAGAAGAGCGCACCGCAGAGCTGCAAGAGACGTTAAAAGAGCTAAAAAACTCCCAGCTACAATTAATTCGTTCGGAGAAAATGGCAACCTTAGGTCAAATGGTTGCAGGGGTTGCGCATGAGGTAAATACGCCGCTGTCATATGTGCAAAACAATCTGGAGATTATTGGACAGCTCACTGAGCAATACGAAGACCTTATCGAGCTGGTACAAGGTCTAAAAAATATCCAAAATGATAAAGCCGCATCAACTGCTGAGATTGAGCAATTACTGACAGAGATTGTGAGCGCTTCTAATGAGATTGAAGAAGATGAGTTGTCCAACGAGCTCAAAGAGTTGATCAAAGACTCTTTATTCGGCGTAGAGCAAATTACCGAGATGGTTTTGAACCTGCGTAACTTTGCCCGACTTGATGAATCAAAAGTTAAGACTATTGATGTGCGTGAGTGTATCGAGTCCTCGCTAAAGATTGCGGGTAACTCGATCAAACATCAAGAGATTGTCACCGACTTTGCACCAACGCCTGAGATTAAGTGTTCACCCTCACAGATTAATCAAGTCTTAGTTAACTTGCTAAACAATGCCTCACAAGCGCTAGGCGATAACCTTAACGGTAAGATTGAGCTGCGCACGCACGCCGATGATACCAACGTCTATATTGAGGTGGCTGATAACGGTAAAGGCATGAGTGAGGCTGTGCTCAAGCAGATATTTGAACCCTTCTTTACTACCAAAGGCGCAGGCGAAGGAACGGGACTGGGTATGGCTATCAGCCAACAGATTATGGAGCAGCACAATGGCGATATCAGCGTGGTATCGACAGAAGGCGTGGGCACCACCTTCACTTTGACACTGCCTATTGACAATAACTTAGATGAACAGAGATTGGCGGCATAAGCTATTGGTTTACGACGTTGGTCATTTAGCGCTTATTAAGATGAACGTAAGATGCTGACGTCGATAATAGTAAAAACTTGCCATTCTACCATCATGAATTATAAGGATATAATTATGACTGAGCTCCAAATTACTGAAACCACTGACAGTTTTTCTGAATCAGCTATTGATTCAAAACCCAAACTGGCATTTATCGATGATGAACAGCGTATTCTGCGCTCGATGAAGCTCTTGTTTCGCAAGAGTCATGATGTTTTTGTCACTACTGACCCCAATGAGTATATTGACTACATTAAGGACAACCATGTCCATGTGGCGGTCAGTGACCAGCGTATGCCGGAACGGGTGGGTGTTGATATTCTACGTGAGGTTAAGGACATCTCACCTTCTACCATGCGAATTTTGTTAACCGGCTATGCGGATCTAAACGCTATTATTGGCTCTATCAATGATGGGGAGATTTATCGTTATCTAACTAAGCCCTGCAAATCTGAAGAGCTACAAACCGTAGTTGGACGTGCCACTGAGATCGCCTTAACTTATAATGCTGACGAGGATGCGGATCAAATCGATAACGTGGGCTACAAACAAACATTATTGGTCATTGATGAGACCGATGAGCTTATAGCACAGATTCGTAAGCAATTCTCAAACAGCTATAACGTGCTGCATGCGCAAAGCCTAGAAGATGCTTATGACTATCTTGCCAACTACGATATTGGCGTCTGTATTACCGACATTAACGTCAGTGGGGAGAATATCGCCCCTATTATTTTCACCTTGAAACAAGACGCCCCGCATCTAGTGGTACTAGTACAGACCCAGTTTCAAGATGCCGGCTTGCTCATTGATTTGATTAATAAAGGTCAGGTTTATCGCTGTCTGCCCAAACCCATGCGTGCCAGCCTACTAGAGATTAGTGTCAACCGTGCCTTTCGTCATCATACTAAATTAAAAGCCAGTCCTGAGCTGGTAAAACGTTATGAGGTTGAGCACGACCCTGATAATGATGTGCGTATCGACCTTTCTAGTCGGGTGCGCAGCTTTATTGGCAAACTGCGTAAACGCTTTGCTTTATAGGTTTTAGCTCTTTGATACCACACCAAACCTCTGCTTTATTTTAAAGTAGAGGTTTTTGGTTTTAGCGTAGTCATGCTACATTGAAGGCTTTATAGCTATCTATTATATTAAAAATAAAAGGAGCGATTATGAAAGCCGTATTATTAGATGAAGTAAGATTCTTAGAAGGTATTGAGCTACCTAAGCCTGAAAGGGTAAGTGAGTATGTAACTTTTGAAAGTACCTCACAAGACAATAAAACCATTATTGAACGCTGCCAAGATGCGGACATTATGATTAGTGGTTCGCTTCGAATTGAACGTGAAGTTATCGAAGCACTACCTAATCTAAAGCTGATACAGCTAACCTCAAGTGGGATGAATACCGTAGACCATGAAGCTTGCAAAGATAATAATGTTGAACTATATAATGCCGCGGCGTTCGCATCCAAGGCTGTTCCCGAACATACCTTTATGCTTATGTTAAATGCCCTACGTGCAGGGGTTCATTATCATCATAAAGTAATCGATGGCAATTGGCGGGAAGCAGGCAGCGCAGAGATCAATCAAGCACCTATGATAGATATGGAAGAGCAAACCTTAGGAATTATTGGCGTCGGCACTGTGGGCAAACGGGTCAGTGAAATCGCACAAGCCTTTGGTATGACGGTATTGTGGGCTGAGCATCAAGGCAAAACACCACGCAATGAGGATTATACCGACTTTGATACCGTCCTAGCAGCCTCCGATATCATCAGCTTACACTGCCCTCTCACAGAACAAACTAAGCATCTCATCAATAAAGATACCTTAGCTAAAATGTCTAAGAAGCCTTTAGTGGTTAACGTAGCTCGCGGTGCAGTAGTAGACTCAAAAGCTATGGTGCAGGCGGTACAAAACAACCAAGTTCTGGGTTATGCTACCGATGTCTTCGAAAAAGAACCTATAGCAAAAGACGATCCTTTACTTAAACTGGTAGAGCAGCAGCATCCCCGTGTTATTTTTAGCCCTCATGTTGCTTCAGGTAGTAAAAATGCCCATCATAAGTTGTGGGAGATTGTTCAAGAGCAAATTAACGAATTTATTGATAATTACAAATAAGGTGACAATATGAAAGCAGTATTTTTAGATAAGGGCACTTTTTCTGAAGGGGTCGATTTGCCAGCACCAGCAGGCGTTAGTGATTATGTTACTTATGGTGACACTCAAGATGATGCTGCGACTATCATTGAGCGCTGTAAAGATGCTGATATTATTATCGCTAATAAAGTAAAGATCGGTGCTGAAGTCATCAGTAGCTTACCTAAACTTAAACTTATCCAGCTCACTGCTACCGGCATGAACAATGTGGATAAAGATGCTTGCGATAAGCATGACGTAGCACTTTATAATGTCGCAGGCTATGCGGTTAAAAGTGTGCCAGAGCATACTTTTATGCTCATGCTAAACGCCATGCGAGCAGGGTTTTATTACCAGCAAAAGGTCACTGATGGCTCTTGGGGCAATGACGGTAGTTTTTGTCTACTTGATGTGCCGTTAATAGATCTAGAAGATAAAACCTTAGGCATCATTGGGGTGGGTACTATCGGCAAGCGGGTAACCGAGATTGCTAAGGTCTTTGGTATGAAAGTATTATGGGCTGAGCATCAAGGCCGAGAGCCTCGTAATAAGGACTATAGCGCTTTTGATGAAGTGCTCGCACAAGCGGACGTTATTAGCTTGCACACCCCTTTGACTGAGGAAACTAAGCATTTAATCAATAAAGATACGCTAGAAAAAATGCAACAGCAGCCTCTACTGGTTAACGTGGCCCGTGGCGGTATTGTTGATAGCCAGGCTTTGGTTGAGGCTATTAATAATGAGCAGATTATTGGTTATGCCACTGACGTCTTCGAGCAGGAGCCTATTGTTGATAATGACCCTTTATTAAGTCTTAAAGAGCATCCGCGCGTCATCTTTAGCCCGCACAATGCTTGGGGCAGTAAAAGCGCTCAGAATACCCTATGGGAGATTCTGAGTAAGCAAGTTACTGATTTTATTAACGAGCAAGCTTAAAAAATTAGGACTAAAATTTTATAGAGATAGCAACTAACGCTCAAATATCAGCCAATCATCATCGAGCTTGCGATGTTTCAGCATAATACGATCGCTTAAGTAGTTATTAGTCACTTGCCAAGGATAGCGGTCGCCCTGTTTGGGAAGCTCGTCCTTGGCACGTTGTACGTAGCCGGCACTCAAAGAGCCCAATACCGTATCCGACAAGACTCGTGCTTGCTGCTCATCAGTTACCGCTTGCGCGCGTACGACTTGATAATTGTGTTTGTGCATGTAACCTAACAGCCGCAGTAGATACTGGCAGGCCAAATCAATCTTTAAAGTCCAAGAGGCGTTAGTATAGCCAAATAACACCGCCAGATTAGGCACACCCTCTAACATCACCGCTTTATAAGTCATCAGCGAACCTACATCAATCGGTTCGCCATCGATATATAAATCTGCACCGCCCAACATCTGGAGCTTGAGGCCCGTAGCAGTCACAATAATATCAGCCTTCAAATGTTGCCCAGAGGCCAGTTCAATACCAGTGTCAGTAAAGCCTTTAATTTGATCAGTAACCACGTCTGCTCGCTCGCCGTGTAAGGCGGTGAACAAATCACTATCGGGTACCGCACATAAACGCTCATCCCATGGGTTGTAAGTCGGCATAAAGTGGGCCGTATCGACACCGCTGCCTTTCAGCTCTTTTTTGACCCCATGCTGTAGAAAGGCTTTCATCAGCTTAGGCGCATGAGTCGCTGCTTGATAGACTCCTTGCTGCATCAGCACATTACGTGTTCGCAATAGAGTATAGGCTTGATGCCTCGATAAAGGTGACAGTTTACCCGAAAGCCAATCTAGCGCCGAATCTTCACCGGGCACGCTCGCCACATAAGTCGGCGAACGCTGTAGCATAGTTACATGACGCGCGCATTGCTCACTCTCTTCATCGACCAAGGCGGGTAACAAAGTCATTGCCGTGGCTCCGCTACCAATAATTACGACTTTTTTGTCTTGATAATCCACATCTACCCAGTGCTGGGGATGAATAATTTCTCCTTGAAACTGCTCTTCATTTTTGAAGTGAGGCCGATATCCTTGCTCATAATCATAATACCCCGTAGCACCAACGACAAAATTAGCCGTCAAAGTAAACACCTCTCCGCTACTATGGTCTTTTACCATCGCTGACCATTGCTGCTTAAGGCTTGACCACGACAATTGCTGCACTTCATGCTGATAGCGAATATGTTCAGTGACCTTAAACTCGCGCGCAGTATCGGCCATATAATCTTTAATAGCTTTCCCACTTGCCAGCATTTTACGATCCAGCCACGGCCTAAAGCTATAGCCAAAGGTCAAGGCATCAGAGTCAGAGCGGATGCCTGGATAATTAAATAAATCCCAAGTGCCGCCCAAATCTGTGCGTTTTTCTAAGATTATAAAAGGTTGAGAACCCGATGGCTTTTCGTGCTTGAGCCTTTGCTTAAACCTTCGCTTAGTAGCAGCTGTAGGCTTAAAGAAGCTTTTGCGCTTTTGTTGTTGCAAACGACAGGCCATCCCAATGCCAGCAATGCCAGCACCGATAATTAGAATCTCATAATCAGCAGGTTGTTGCGCGGATGGCGTTGAACGAGAAAATCGGTTCTTGAGATTTTTCTTAGCAGATGTCATACCTAGCATAGCCCTATTCCTTTATAGTCGATTATTTATAGCAACCGATAATCACTTACCTCTAGTCGCTCATTATCCTTAATGTCTAGCCTTATAAGGTATCTTAGCCCCTTTCATACCAAGGCTTCATAGCAGCGCTCAAGCTCAACGCTTTAAGCTGTTATCAATACCAATTACCAATGCTTATTATCAATAGTAGGACAATCAAAAGACATTAAGTAAATAATATCTGACTTAGGGTTCACAGCTGTGCACTACCGTTTTCTCAAGCTATAACCGTGCCAAATAATCATCCGGCTATTACTGTTACTCATTATTTGTTGTTGTTTTATCGCTGAATATCCTAAAAAGGCACCGGACTTTCCCAGTCCATCCATGCTTCAAGTACCGGATGCTTAAGGCGCAGCTGCTGGGCATGCAAGTTTAAGCGCGGCGCAATATCTAATGCCACTCCTTCTGCATAGATAGGGTCACCAATAATGACATGGCCAGAATGCACCATATGTACCCGTAGTTGATGACTGCGTCCTGTTACCGGTTTCAATAACACTCGGGTAACAGTCTGACCA
This sequence is a window from Psychrobacter jeotgali. Protein-coding genes within it:
- a CDS encoding D-2-hydroxyacid dehydrogenase — its product is MKAVFLDKGTFSEGVDLPAPAGVSDYVTYGDTQDDAATIIERCKDADIIIANKVKIGAEVISSLPKLKLIQLTATGMNNVDKDACDKHDVALYNVAGYAVKSVPEHTFMLMLNAMRAGFYYQQKVTDGSWGNDGSFCLLDVPLIDLEDKTLGIIGVGTIGKRVTEIAKVFGMKVLWAEHQGREPRNKDYSAFDEVLAQADVISLHTPLTEETKHLINKDTLEKMQQQPLLVNVARGGIVDSQALVEAINNEQIIGYATDVFEQEPIVDNDPLLSLKEHPRVIFSPHNAWGSKSAQNTLWEILSKQVTDFINEQA
- a CDS encoding response regulator, with product MTELQITETTDSFSESAIDSKPKLAFIDDEQRILRSMKLLFRKSHDVFVTTDPNEYIDYIKDNHVHVAVSDQRMPERVGVDILREVKDISPSTMRILLTGYADLNAIIGSINDGEIYRYLTKPCKSEELQTVVGRATEIALTYNADEDADQIDNVGYKQTLLVIDETDELIAQIRKQFSNSYNVLHAQSLEDAYDYLANYDIGVCITDINVSGENIAPIIFTLKQDAPHLVVLVQTQFQDAGLLIDLINKGQVYRCLPKPMRASLLEISVNRAFRHHTKLKASPELVKRYEVEHDPDNDVRIDLSSRVRSFIGKLRKRFAL
- a CDS encoding NAD(P)-dependent oxidoreductase, which gives rise to MKAVLLDEVRFLEGIELPKPERVSEYVTFESTSQDNKTIIERCQDADIMISGSLRIEREVIEALPNLKLIQLTSSGMNTVDHEACKDNNVELYNAAAFASKAVPEHTFMLMLNALRAGVHYHHKVIDGNWREAGSAEINQAPMIDMEEQTLGIIGVGTVGKRVSEIAQAFGMTVLWAEHQGKTPRNEDYTDFDTVLAASDIISLHCPLTEQTKHLINKDTLAKMSKKPLVVNVARGAVVDSKAMVQAVQNNQVLGYATDVFEKEPIAKDDPLLKLVEQQHPRVIFSPHVASGSKNAHHKLWEIVQEQINEFIDNYK
- a CDS encoding flavin-containing monooxygenase; translated protein: MTSAKKNLKNRFSRSTPSAQQPADYEILIIGAGIAGIGMACRLQQQKRKSFFKPTAATKRRFKQRLKHEKPSGSQPFIILEKRTDLGGTWDLFNYPGIRSDSDALTFGYSFRPWLDRKMLASGKAIKDYMADTAREFKVTEHIRYQHEVQQLSWSSLKQQWSAMVKDHSSGEVFTLTANFVVGATGYYDYEQGYRPHFKNEEQFQGEIIHPQHWVDVDYQDKKVVIIGSGATAMTLLPALVDEESEQCARHVTMLQRSPTYVASVPGEDSALDWLSGKLSPLSRHQAYTLLRTRNVLMQQGVYQAATHAPKLMKAFLQHGVKKELKGSGVDTAHFMPTYNPWDERLCAVPDSDLFTALHGERADVVTDQIKGFTDTGIELASGQHLKADIIVTATGLKLQMLGGADLYIDGEPIDVGSLMTYKAVMLEGVPNLAVLFGYTNASWTLKIDLACQYLLRLLGYMHKHNYQVVRAQAVTDEQQARVLSDTVLGSLSAGYVQRAKDELPKQGDRYPWQVTNNYLSDRIMLKHRKLDDDWLIFER
- a CDS encoding sensor histidine kinase gives rise to the protein MSTSKKVGFFNQVSTQITFVLFLAFTVVLAVVFYIVDQQGYEKIRVESEKLIIQTGNTTVNSISSDIRRVMRSALELQQSAQTLPVQENLLQIGLTNAFDQSDYGILGSGGIWPDQNALGDEVATHPFLMVRQNGAYQPIFTDPNPANPYYQEDWFQVVKAIKPEGCLWQHVRPSRAGGELAMSCGLAIERNATFWGASTVNFTLNQIQDNIVKLSERTGSGYILLVDNSDKVIASSNPERLNYIDEETGTPLDVQQVINSDPAWQPILDFLTTRRARTVEEVAGRISPQVQQALYGIDQSQGNGTTEGYALVNYGAYLNVSENNQDTLDEHLLQSFDLAKDEYYRGSQAYIFEIPETYWKLILVQPDFEINAIADNLSKDLINSVMFTLFITVGLIYFMLTFLAFNPLQRTTDKILEAEKLIDDKQYNKLSAVKFSKGRNEIGLVNSSISDLLDRIQSNEGKLANINQQLEVKVEERTAELQETLKELKNSQLQLIRSEKMATLGQMVAGVAHEVNTPLSYVQNNLEIIGQLTEQYEDLIELVQGLKNIQNDKAASTAEIEQLLTEIVSASNEIEEDELSNELKELIKDSLFGVEQITEMVLNLRNFARLDESKVKTIDVRECIESSLKIAGNSIKHQEIVTDFAPTPEIKCSPSQINQVLVNLLNNASQALGDNLNGKIELRTHADDTNVYIEVADNGKGMSEAVLKQIFEPFFTTKGAGEGTGLGMAISQQIMEQHNGDISVVSTEGVGTTFTLTLPIDNNLDEQRLAA